In one Terriglobia bacterium genomic region, the following are encoded:
- a CDS encoding biotin/lipoyl-binding protein — translation MKYEVHMEGKTRVVELEHHGAAWRISLDGQSVAADAIEISPGVYSILLDNRSHEVRVMTAPDGSLKVQSGLYEFAAKVVDPRSWRGRRHGVLEAEGRQQILAPMPGKVVRLLVKAGDKVEAGQGLLVVEAMKMQNEIRSPKSGVVERLQAKEGQPVNAGEVLAWVE, via the coding sequence ATGAAATACGAAGTGCACATGGAAGGGAAGACGCGCGTGGTGGAGCTGGAACACCACGGCGCGGCCTGGCGCATCTCCCTCGACGGCCAGAGTGTCGCCGCCGACGCCATCGAGATCTCCCCCGGCGTCTACTCCATCCTGCTCGACAACCGCTCCCATGAGGTCCGCGTCATGACCGCGCCGGACGGCTCGCTCAAGGTGCAGAGCGGTTTGTACGAATTTGCCGCCAAGGTCGTGGACCCGCGCTCCTGGCGCGGCCGCCGCCACGGGGTCCTGGAGGCCGAAGGCCGCCAGCAGATCCTGGCCCCCATGCCCGGCAAGGTCGTGCGCCTTCTGGTCAAGGCAGGGGACAAGGTCGAAGCGGGGCAGGGGCTGCTGGTGGTGGAAGCCATGAAGATGCAGAATGAAATCCGCTCGCCGAAGAGCGGCGTAGTGGAGCGCCTCCAGGCCAAAGAAGGCCAGCCCGTCAACGCCGGCGAAGTTCTTGCCTGGGTCGAATAG